A segment of the Acetobacteroides hydrogenigenes genome:
TAAACAGTAAAAAGGATTCATACCTGTTTACTTACCTCTCCCTCAACTTCGACCTATTCTCGGATAGGAAATCGTACATCATTACCAAGCTTGCAATGGACGTCGAGAACGAGCCTAGCCTGCAAAGCGACCAGGACTTCGACGGCGTTCTTGATCCTGGCGACGACTGTCCTGACACTCCTGCTGGAGCAAAAGTTAACGAAAACGGTTGTCCGCTAGATACCGATACCGATGGAATTCCGGATTATCTGGATACGGACAATAAAACTGCTGTTGGCTCAACGGTTAACAATAAGGGTGTAGCTATCAGCAAGGACGATTTCAGCATCTTAGACAACCAATTTGCTGCCGTTCGGCGCGAAGATGCCCGCATTTTCCTTTCGAATAACGGAAGGAAGCATGCCTACAAGCAAAAGGGACAGATGCCCGACAAGTTCCGATCGGTGGACACCAACAAGGATGGCGACATCTCCTACGACGAACTGAAGCGTGCCGTAGAGGATTTCCTCGACAAGAAATCGTCCTTCACGGTTGACGAAATATCTGAAATCTACGAGTACTTCTTCGCACAGTAGCGCTAAAGGTTAGGAAAGAATACGACAACCATCAGGGGATGCTCACGATTAAGATGAGCATCCCCTGATGCGTTTTATCCCATAGCTTAAGGATCGTAGGCATACTCTAATTGATTCGGGAAAGCTGCAAATAGCTCATCAGCCACAGCTGAAGAGTGACCAGCGACAGCTGATAATTCGCCAGCCACAGCTGAAGAGCGACCAGCGACACCTGATAATTCGCCAGCAACAGTTGAAGAAAGACCAGCAACAACTGATAAATTGCTAGCGACAGCTGAAGAGCGACCAGCGACACCTGATAATTTGCCAGCAACAGCCGAAGAGTGACTAGCGACAGCTGATAATTCGCCAGCAACAGATGAAGAGCGACCAGCGACACCTGATAAGTCGCTAGCAACAGAAACAGCAGCTGCTACGCCCGAGCAAAAGCAAAAAGCCGAGCGTTGTGCCCGGCTTTAATCGTATGCGGTTAGCGGCCTATCTATTCGGCAGGCTGCTCCTCTTCTTCCATCCCAAAATCGACCGTATTATCGAGCAACGAGTCAAGCGAGTGCTCTTTGGGGGCGTAGCGCGTATGGCAGGTGTACTCCTTAGGCACCTTTCCCTGTGGCTTTGGGAATCGTCCTCGGAACTGGGTGAAACGTCCATCGTTCATCACCTTTTCCATGAAGCGCCCGTAAATGGGGAGCGCGGTTTTGCAGCCTTCGCCCAGCTCTGTTGTGCGGAAGTGAACAGCGCGCGATTCGGCACCTACCCAGCTTCCCGACACTAGATTTGGCGAAACGCCAATAAACCATCCGTCGGATTGGTTAGACGAAGTTCCGGTTTTGCCCCCAAAGTCGGTATCCCACTTAAATAAATCGTACTCGAAGAGCGCTTGGGTGGTGGCTCCGGGCTCGGTAAGCCCCGACTTTAGCAGCTCGAGCATGTAGAATGCGGTAAGATCGTTCAGGATTCGCTTCTTTTCGGGAGTGGCCTCGTAGATCACCTTTCCCTTTTTATTTACGATTTTGGTAACCAGGATTGGCTTTACGGAGTAGCCTCCATTCACCATTGGGGCGTACGAGTTCACCATTTCGTAGAGCGAAACATCGCTAGAGCCCAGCGATACCGATGGAACGCTAGCCAACGATGCGGTAATTCCCATCTTGTGGGCGTACTCTATTACCTTGTTCCAGCCCACATGCTGAGTAAGCTGAACGGCAATGGAGTTGATCGACTTGGCGAAGGCGTGCTTTAGGGTAACCTGCGCCCCGGAGAAGCTTCCATTGGCGTTCTTGGGGGTCCACGACTTTTGCACCCCCTTCTCCACGTAGTTTACGGTAATGGGGCTATCCACCAGCTTGTCGCAAGGACCGAATCCGGCATCCATTGCTGCTGCGTACACGTAGGCCTTGAAGAGCGAGCCGGGCTGGCGCTTCGACTGCTTTACGTGGTCGTACTTAAAGAAGGGGTAGCTGATGCCCCCCACCCACGTTTTTATGTAGCCCGAGTTCGGATCCATCGACACAAATCCGGCATGCAGGAAGCGCTTGTAGTAGCGGAGCGAATCCATGGGGCTAAAGGTGGTATCCTTTACGCCATCCCAAGTGAACACCTTCATCCTACGGGGCAGGTTCATGTAGTAGTCGATAGAGTCTACTCGCCCTTTAAACTTATCCTTAAGGGCAGCGTAACGCCTAGTTTGCTTTGCGGCATCTTCTATAAATCCGGGAATCTCTACGCCCTTAGCATCTGCCCAAGGGCTACGCCCCTCCCAGTGCCACTCGAAGCGGCGCTGCAGCAACTTCATTTGCTCGGCTACGGCCAGCTCGGCATACGCCTGCATGTCTAGGTTAATGGTGGTGTATATTTTAAGACCATCCTCGTACAGGTCGATCTCGTTCTCCTTCAGCCAGGGCTTTAGGTAACTGCTTACCGCATCGCGAATGTAGGAGGCGTTACCGTCGATATTCTCGTCGGGGTTATAGGCCAGCTTCAGGGGCAGCCTTTGCAGCGAATCGCGCATCGAGGCGGAGATGTAGCCGTACTTGGCCATCTGCTCGAGCACCACGTTACGGCGCTCGAAGGCATTCTTTGGCCTTCGGATGGGGCTGTAGTAGGTAGGCGCCTTAAGCAGGCCAACCAGCAGCGCCGACTCCTCGGTACGAAGCATGATGGGCTTCTTGGAGAAGAAGGTTGCCGCCGCCGTTTTTATGCCGTGCGAGTTGCTGCCGAAGCTCACCGTGTTGAAGTACATAGTAAGGATCTCCTGCTTATCGTAGAACATCTCTATCTTAATAGCCGTGATCCACTCCTTTAGCTTATAGATAACAACGTTAATGCCGGGGATATACCCGATCAGCCCTTTGGAATAGTCGTCGCGGGTTTTGAAGAGGTTCTTAACCAGCTGCTGGGTGATGGTGCTCCCGCCTCGTCGGTCGCCCCTTGCGGTAGAGTAAAGCGCGCTAGCCGTACCCTTAAAGTCGATCCCCCAGTGATCGTAGAAGCGAATATCTTCGGTTGCCACCAAGGCATTGATTAGCGAAGGTGGAAGATCCCTGTAGTCAACAGGCGTGCGGTTTTCGACAAAGTACTTGCCAATAAGCTTCCCGCTATCGGAGTAAAGCTCCGAAGCAACGTTCATGCTCGGGTCCTTCAAATCGGCAATTTTGGGAGAGCGGCCAAACAGCCAAAAGATGTTGATGTCGATCAGAAAAAGGGCAAGGAATATCGAAACAAAGACTACCCCCGTATAAAAGGCAATTTTCTGGTACCACTTATACGATTTTGCCTTCACAAATCGGCCTTTTACCCATGCTAAAAGCCTCTTCGAAATACCCTTAAGCCAGTTGAGCGCAGCTAGGAGCTGCCCTTTTTGAATATTCATCCTAAGTCCTTGATTTGGCGCAAAGATAGCTTTTCTCGATATTCTGATGTGCATTTAACATTGTAAAATAGCTTTTCTATGTATTTAATGGAGTGCTTCGTAAGCAAGAATAATTACTTTTGCAGCTGTAACGTTGAGATATTTAAAATGAGGTTCAATTTTTCGAAAAAGCTACTACCAGCGTTTGTTGCACTAGTTGTAATGCCCTGCTGCGGCAGCAAGTCGACCGACAAAGGTTCAGAATTTTACTTTGACGTCGACAAATCAAAATACCCGATTTGGGGAATTGACGTATCACGACATCAAAACCACATAAACTGGGAATCGGTGTCGGAGAGCGGCATTGACTTCGTTTTTGTGAAGGCAACCGAAGGAGTTACGGTACAGGATCCGATGTACAAAAACCACATGAACGAGCTAAAGCGACACAATATAATAAGGGGTGCCTACCACTTCTTCAGCTACAAATCTACCGGAAAGAACCAGGCCAAGAACTTCATAAACACGGTGAAGCTTTCGAAGGGTGATTTGCCGCCTGTACTCGACGTTGAGTTCAAGCGCAGGATGCCTTCGCGCGCCAAGATCATCACCGAGGTTAAGGCTTGGCTTAAGGATGTTGAGAACCACTACAAGGTAAAGCCCATCATTTACCTCGACTACGATTTCTACCTGAAGTACCTCAAGGGGTCCATCAGCAAAGAGTACATGCTGTGGATTACCGACTACTACGGCGAACCCGACGACTGGACCTTCTGGCAGCAAACCGACAAGTACCGCCTGAATGGTGTAAATACCCGAGTAGACCGAAACGTGTTTATCGGTTCGAAACGCGAGCTACGAGAATTACTTATGGATTAGATATAGAAAGGGGCAGCCTAAAGGGCAGCCCCTTTTGCTATGCCCCCGCTGCTGCACGCAAGGGGATTAGAGCGGTACGTTTTTAAACTTCTTCCGACCTTAGCAGAGCCGCAAATTTCACTTTTCTAGCTCTTCACACCTTCGATGGGCTGCAAATTCCATTTTTCTTAGCCACCGAACCTTCGATGGGGCCGAAAAGCCAATTTTATTAGCCACCGCACCATAAAAGAGCCGCTAATTCCACTTTTCTAGCTCTCCGCACCTTGGAGGAAGCCCCCTACAGCTCCGCAAGGGCATCCCTCAGGCTGTTGAGGTAGCCCTGCCGCAGCTCGTCGGAAGAGCCCATTATCCCAGGAAAGAATACGTGCTGCGCCTCTATCCCACAAAATTGGAACACGCCCACATCCTGGGTATCCCTCAACGAGGTGTACATCCTATCGTGGTAAACCGATTCTGGCTGACCGTGGGTTGTGATCAGAAGCGCCTTCCGACCCTTAAGCGGCTGGACCCACCCCCTTTCATCGATAGCATAGGCAAAACCGTACGAGAAAACCCTGTCGATATACCCCTTAAGAATAGCGGGGAAGCCCGTCCACCAAATAGGATATACAAGGATTAGCCGTTCAGCCCATGTTACCTTCTCCTGCTCCACCTTGACATCGGCCGCCGCGCTCCCGCTATACAATAAGTTAAGATCCTCTGGTTTTAGCACCGCTTTAAAATCCATTTCGTAAAGGTCCGAGACCTTAACCTCGTGCCCCATCTCCTCGAGCAGGCGTTCAACCTCCTGTTTAACTGCGTGATTGAAGCTGAACGGGTTCAGATGAGCGTAAATAACAAGACACCTCATACGTTTCATTTTTAGGATACTGATATAACATACAGACGGAAGAATTCGTCGGTGCATACGACCATAAAACACCGTTTACGGCAGCTTTTTTAGGTTAATTAAAGGGCATATCCAAAGGACAAACTCTGTTATTGCAGGGTAAAGCCTAAATTTGTGGGTTACCAGAATGATAGAGAGATGAAAAGATTCCAGCTGGCGCTTACCCTTGCTTTAGCGCTTTTTGGTTCGATGGCGAATGCCGACGACGATAAAGGGATTAAGCCGGACCGAGCAGTTCGGCCAGTAGACGTTCCAGTTCTTCCAAAGGCCATCTCGTTTGCCGATGAAACGGTACCCCTGCAGAACTTCGACACCTACGAGAGTCTCGAGCGCGAGCTTCTGGTGAACACCTTCTGGCACTCGCAAACGCTCTTCAACCTGAAGCAGGCATCGCGATACTTCCCGCAGATAGAGCCCATCCTAAAGGCCAACAACGTGCCCGACGATATCAAGTACATTGCCGTAGCCGAGAGCAGCCTGCAGAACGTGGTATCGCCCGCCAAGGCGGCTGGCCCCTGGCAGATCCTCGAAGGCACCGCCAAGCAGTACGGGCTGGAGGTGAACGAGAATGTCGACGAGCGCTACAACATCGAAAAGGCCACCGAGGCGGCCATCATCTACCTAAAGAAATCGAAGGACTCGCTGGGTAGCTGGACACTGGCAGCCGCATCGTACAACATCGGTTTTACCGGCTTGAAGCGCCACATGAACCGCCAGCAGCAAACCTCGTACTACGATCTGCTCCTTGGCGATGAGACAGGTCGCTACATCTTCCGTATCCTAGCTTTCAAAATCATTTTAACCGATCCGAAAGCGTACGGATTCGACTTTGGCGAAAACGACCGCTACCCCGAGCTGCAGTACACCGAGGTCAAGGTCGACTACGCCATCGACGATTTGGCCAGCTTTGCCATTGCCAACAAGACCAGCTACAAGCTGCTAAAGCTGTACAACCCATGGCTTCGCAGCAACACCCTGCCTAAGAAGGAGGGTAAAACTTACATCATTAAGCTACCGAAAGAAGGTTTCAGAGAGAATGCCTACAAACAACGATAATATCATAAAGGATGAAGCCCTAATGGGCGAAGAGGAGTGCATCACCGTGCTTGGCGCTCGGGTGCACAACCTCCGCGACATCGACGTTACCATACCGCGCAACGCGCTTACCGTAATTACCGGCTTAAGCGGCAGCGGCAAGTCGTCGCTAGCGTTCGAAACGATTTACGCCGAGGGGCAGCGCCGCTACCTCGAGACGCTGTCGGCTTACGCCCGCCAGTTTATGGGCAACATGGAGCGACCCGATGTCGATAAGATAACCGGGCTGAGCCCCGTTATCGCCATCGAGCAGAAGACCACCAACAAGAATCCGCGCTCGACGGTGGGCACCATCACCGAGGTGTACGACTTCATGCGTCTGCTCTTTGCGCGCGCATCCATCGCCTACTCCAAGAATACGGGCGAGCAGATGGTGCGCTACACCGACGACCAGATTGTAGATCTCATCATCGAACGCTTGGAGGGAAAGAAAGCTGCCGTTCTCGCGCCACTGGTAAAAGGACGTAAGGGCCACTACAAGGAGCTCTTCGAGCAGCTGGTGAAGAAGGGATTCCTCTACGCCAGAGTCGATGGGAATATCCTAGAGATAAAGAGCGGCATGAAGCTGGACCGCTACAAGGTTCACCACGTGGAGCTGGTTATCGACAAGCTGGTGGTGAAGGCCGACGACCGCAAGCGCCTCCGCGACTCGGTGGTTACGGCCATGAGCCAGGGCAAGGGAACCATTATGGTGCTCGACTACGAAAGCGACGACGCCCGCTTCTACAGCCGCCACCTGATGTGCCCCACCACGGGCATATCGTACAACGAGCCTGCCCCCCACTCCTTCTCGTTCAACTCGCCGCAGGGCGCCTGCCCGCACTGCAACGGTTTGGGGCACGTGGTGGAGCTCGACGTGGAGAAGATTATCCCCAACCCTAGGCTAAGCATCCGGAAGGGTGGCATCGAGCCAATTGGCGCATTCAAGAATTCGCTCATCTTTTGGCAGCTCGAGGCCATTGGCCGCAAGTACGGCTTCACGCTCAACGACCCCATCGAGGATATCTCGGAGGAGGCCATGAACATCATCCTTTACGGATCGGACGAAACCTTCCGCCTTGCCGAGACGCCCATGGGCACCACCGGCTACGTGATGAGCTTCGACGGCGTGGTGGCCTACATCAGCCGCGACGACGACGACAGCGAGAAGGCCAAGAAAAAGATAGAACAGTTTACCCGCTATATTACCTGCCCCGACTGTAAGGGCACCCGGCTTAAGGAGGATGCGCTCTTCTTTAGGTTTGCCGGAAAGAATATCGCCGAGCTGTCGGATATGGACATCGAGAGCCTTTACCAGTGGTTCCTACAGGTGGACGACCAGCTTAACACCAAGCAGAAGGCCATTGCCCGCGACATCCTTAAGGAGATCCGCGAGCGGCTGAGCTTCCTGCTCGACGTGGGCCTGAGCTACCTGTCGCTGAGCCGCAGCTCGGGCACGCTGTCGGGCGGCGAGAGCCAGCGCATCCGCCTGGCCACGCAAATCGGATCGAAGCTGGTGAACGTGCTCTACATCCTGGATGAGCCCAGCATCGGCCTGCACCAGCGCGACAACATGAAGCTCATCACCTCGCTCAAGCAGCTGCGCGACACCGGCAACTCGGTGATTGTGGTGGAGCACGACGAGGATATGATGAAGGAGGCCGACTACATCGTGGACATGGGGCCTCGCGCCGGAGCACACGGTGGCGAGGTGGTGGCCCTAGGTTCATTCGACAAGATCAAGAAAGCAAACTCGCTAACCGGGAAATACCTGCGAGGCGAGCTGAAGATACCCGTACCCGAAAAGCGCCGCGAGGGTAACGGAAAGTACCTCACCATTAAGGGTGCAACGGGCAACAACCTTAAGGATGTATCGGTACAGCTGCCGCTGGGCACCTTCATCTGCGTGACGGGCGTATCGGGCAGCGGCAAGTCCACCCTCATCAACGGCACGCTGCACCCCATCCTCAGCAAGCACTTCTACCGCTCGCTAAAAGATCCGATGAGCTACGAGGCCATCGAGGGAATCGAAAATATAGATAAGGTAATCGACGTAGATCAGTCGCCCCTTGGCCGCACGCCCCGCTCGAACCCCGCCACCTACACCAACGTGTTTGGCGATATCCGCAAGCTGTTCGAATCTACCCCCGAGTCGAAGATCCGAGGCTTTAAGGCGGGCCGATTCTCGTTCAACGTAAAGGGAGGTCGCTGCGAGGAGTGCAAGGGCGCCGGGGTACAAACCATCGAGATGAACTTCCTGCCCGACGTGTACGTCACCTGCAAAGCCTGCAACGGCAAGCGCTACAACCGCGAGACGCTGGAGGTGCGCTACAAGGGCAAATCCATCAGCGACGTGCTGAACATGACCATCGACCAAGCATCGGTCTTCTTCGAGCACATCCCCGCCATCCACCAAAAGGTAAAGGCGCTGCAGGATGTCGGATTAGGCTACATCACCCTTGGGCAACCCTCCACCACCCTGTCGGGCGGCGAGAGCCAGCGCGTGAAGTTGGCCACCGAGCTGGCCAAGCGCGATACGGGCAATACCTTATATATACTGGATGAGCCCACCACCGGCCTCCACTTCGACGACGTGCGCCAGCTGCTGGAGGTGCTCCAGAAGCTGGTGGAAAGAGGCAACACCATGATCGTCATCGAGCACAACCTCGACGTGATTAAGGTGGCCGACTACCTCATCGACATGGGCCCCGAGGGCGGCGCCGGCGGCGGACTGGTGGTGGCCACCGGAACACCCGAAGAGGTTGCCAAAAAGAAAAAGAGCTACACGGGGCAGTTCCTGAAGGAGTACCTTAAGTAAGATTTTAGATATTAGACTTTAGATAAGGAGGCTCGGACGTAGGTTCGGGCCTCTTCGTATTTATTCCAACAAGACTTTAGATTTTAGATTTTAGACGATAGACCATGGGACACCCATAGCCGTCAAGTTAAGTTAAGCGATTCGCTCAATCAGGGCTGTCATTGGCTACGCCGAGCTCGCTTTGCTCGGTTCCGGGCTTGTCCCGGAATCTAAAGAGGAATCCAATAGATTCTATAAAGGGCCCTTCTGGCAGTCATTAGATCCCGTGACAAGCACGGGATGACACTCCGAGGGGACGTTTTTCCTTAAGTTAACGGCATTGCCAATGGAGGGGATAACGTGCTGCTATTAAGCGTTCGTCTTTTGAATTCTGCCTTAGCTTGACGGCTATGGGTAGACACCTAGACAGGAGGCTTCCGAGATCTCGGGAACCTCCTCGCAATCGTGAAAGCTCGTTGCCGAGATCCCAGAAACCTTCTCGCAATAGTGAAAGCTCGTTGCCGAGGTCTCGGGAACCTTCTCGCAGACGTGAAAGCTCATTCATGAGGGGTCGGGAACCTCCTCGCAACCGTGAAAGCTCATTCATGAGGGGTCGGAAACCTCCTCGCAACCGTGAAAGCTCGTTGCCGAGGTCCCGGAAACCTTCTCGCAGACGTGAAAGCTCGTTGCCGAGGCTGATGCTTCGATCTCTCACTCATAAAAGAGCGCCAGATGGTCTTCCCTCGCAATATTTTCCAAAAAACAGCACAAATCAGCTTAACATTTTTACCTACCAGCTGTTTTGACAGTCGAAATGTAAGCATACCAGCAGAAGGAAATCACCTAAAGCGATGCTACAAAACTAACAGTAACGTTATGTCATTAAAATTTGAAAACTATAATCCTGCTGAAGACAAGCTTTTTCAGATCATGGATAATATGGGGGTGATCATCAATCCCTCCGAAATGCCGGACATAAGCGATGCGCTTGCTGTAAAAGCATATAAGGATATGCTTTTCTCCCGCATTGCCGATGCTATGGCCGTTTCTTTCCAAAGGCAAGGGCGCATGTACACCTATCCATCCAACTACGGGCAGGAGGCGATTGCGGTAGCAGCTGGAATGGCGATGCGCGAGGAGGACTGGATGGTTCCGGCCTTCCGCGAGCTTGCTGCATGGCTGGCTAAGGGCGCAACGCTAAAGGAAATATTCCTGTACTACATGGGCAACGAGGAGGGAAGCGCCTTTAAAAATGCCAAGCACCTGCTCCCCTTCAGCGTTCCCATCAGCTCGCAGTTTCCGCATGCCGTGGGCATCGGGTACGCCATCAACCAGCACAAGAAGGACGAGGTGGTATTCGCCTTTGTTGGCGATGGGGGAACCTCCGAGGGCGACTTCAGCGAGGCGCTAAACTTTGCCGCCGTATGGAAGGTGCCGGTTGTCTTCATCGTGCAGAATAACCAGTACGCCATCTCGGTCCCCATCAGAAAGCAAACGAAATCGAAGAACATTGCCGTAAAGGCGATGGCCTTCGGGATGCCCGGAATTAAGGTCGATGGCAACGACATCTTTGCCATGTACGCGGCCTTAAAACATGCCGCCGATTACGCTAGGACCAAGAATGGTCCGGTGCTAATCGAGGGCTTCACCTACCGTAGGGGTGCTCATACCACCTCCGACGATCCTACGAAGTACCGAACCAAGGAGGAGGAGCAGGAGTGGGATGCCAAAGATCCACTTAAAAGACTAAAGTTCTACTTGGACAGCAAGGGACTATGGACAGAAGATGAGGAAAAGCTTACCGAGCAGTACAAGCAGGAGGTGGAACGCCAGTTCGAGGAGGCCGAAAAAACCCCACCCCACACGCTGGACGATGTGTTTAAGTACACCCACTACGAGATGCCGGACGAGCTAAGACGTCAAAAGGTCGAGTACGAAAAATTCTTACAATGGAAGGAGGGACGAAAATGAGCGTAATGACAATGGTGCAGGCCATCAACAATGCGATGGATATTAAGCTGGCCGAGGATAGCAACGTGGTTATCTACGGCGAGGACGTTGGCTACGAAGGTGGCGTCTTCAGGGTTACCGAAGGGCTACAGCAAAAATATGGAGAGAATAGAGTATTCGATTCACCGCTGGCCGAATCGGCCATCGTAGGAACAGCCGTAGGCATGGCCATTGCAGGCCTCCGCCCCATAGTAGAGCTGCAGTTCGACGGATTCACCTATCCGGCCTTCAACCAAATAGTATCGCACGCGGCCCGCATGCACAACCGCACACGAGGAAAGTTTAAAACCCCAATGGTGATTCGCTTCCCCTACGGCGGCGGCATCAACGCGCTGGAGCACCACTCCGAAAGCCCAGAGGCAACCTACGGACACATCCCCGGACTAAAGGTGGTAATCCCCTCCACCCCGCACGATGCAAAGGGTCTTTTGATCTCAGCCATCGAAAGCGACGATACCATCATATTTATGGAACCCAAGCGCATCTACCGCGCCATCAAGCAGGAGGTCTCCACCGAGAAGTTCTCCATCCCCATTGGTAAGGCAAAGGTGG
Coding sequences within it:
- a CDS encoding penicillin-binding protein 1A; translation: MNIQKGQLLAALNWLKGISKRLLAWVKGRFVKAKSYKWYQKIAFYTGVVFVSIFLALFLIDINIFWLFGRSPKIADLKDPSMNVASELYSDSGKLIGKYFVENRTPVDYRDLPPSLINALVATEDIRFYDHWGIDFKGTASALYSTARGDRRGGSTITQQLVKNLFKTRDDYSKGLIGYIPGINVVIYKLKEWITAIKIEMFYDKQEILTMYFNTVSFGSNSHGIKTAAATFFSKKPIMLRTEESALLVGLLKAPTYYSPIRRPKNAFERRNVVLEQMAKYGYISASMRDSLQRLPLKLAYNPDENIDGNASYIRDAVSSYLKPWLKENEIDLYEDGLKIYTTINLDMQAYAELAVAEQMKLLQRRFEWHWEGRSPWADAKGVEIPGFIEDAAKQTRRYAALKDKFKGRVDSIDYYMNLPRRMKVFTWDGVKDTTFSPMDSLRYYKRFLHAGFVSMDPNSGYIKTWVGGISYPFFKYDHVKQSKRQPGSLFKAYVYAAAMDAGFGPCDKLVDSPITVNYVEKGVQKSWTPKNANGSFSGAQVTLKHAFAKSINSIAVQLTQHVGWNKVIEYAHKMGITASLASVPSVSLGSSDVSLYEMVNSYAPMVNGGYSVKPILVTKIVNKKGKVIYEATPEKKRILNDLTAFYMLELLKSGLTEPGATTQALFEYDLFKWDTDFGGKTGTSSNQSDGWFIGVSPNLVSGSWVGAESRAVHFRTTELGEGCKTALPIYGRFMEKVMNDGRFTQFRGRFPKPQGKVPKEYTCHTRYAPKEHSLDSLLDNTVDFGMEEEEQPAE
- a CDS encoding lytic transglycosylase domain-containing protein; protein product: MKRFQLALTLALALFGSMANADDDKGIKPDRAVRPVDVPVLPKAISFADETVPLQNFDTYESLERELLVNTFWHSQTLFNLKQASRYFPQIEPILKANNVPDDIKYIAVAESSLQNVVSPAKAAGPWQILEGTAKQYGLEVNENVDERYNIEKATEAAIIYLKKSKDSLGSWTLAAASYNIGFTGLKRHMNRQQQTSYYDLLLGDETGRYIFRILAFKIILTDPKAYGFDFGENDRYPELQYTEVKVDYAIDDLASFAIANKTSYKLLKLYNPWLRSNTLPKKEGKTYIIKLPKEGFRENAYKQR
- a CDS encoding glycoside hydrolase family 25 protein, which translates into the protein MRFNFSKKLLPAFVALVVMPCCGSKSTDKGSEFYFDVDKSKYPIWGIDVSRHQNHINWESVSESGIDFVFVKATEGVTVQDPMYKNHMNELKRHNIIRGAYHFFSYKSTGKNQAKNFINTVKLSKGDLPPVLDVEFKRRMPSRAKIITEVKAWLKDVENHYKVKPIIYLDYDFYLKYLKGSISKEYMLWITDYYGEPDDWTFWQQTDKYRLNGVNTRVDRNVFIGSKRELRELLMD
- the uvrA gene encoding excinuclease ABC subunit UvrA, with the translated sequence MPTNNDNIIKDEALMGEEECITVLGARVHNLRDIDVTIPRNALTVITGLSGSGKSSLAFETIYAEGQRRYLETLSAYARQFMGNMERPDVDKITGLSPVIAIEQKTTNKNPRSTVGTITEVYDFMRLLFARASIAYSKNTGEQMVRYTDDQIVDLIIERLEGKKAAVLAPLVKGRKGHYKELFEQLVKKGFLYARVDGNILEIKSGMKLDRYKVHHVELVIDKLVVKADDRKRLRDSVVTAMSQGKGTIMVLDYESDDARFYSRHLMCPTTGISYNEPAPHSFSFNSPQGACPHCNGLGHVVELDVEKIIPNPRLSIRKGGIEPIGAFKNSLIFWQLEAIGRKYGFTLNDPIEDISEEAMNIILYGSDETFRLAETPMGTTGYVMSFDGVVAYISRDDDDSEKAKKKIEQFTRYITCPDCKGTRLKEDALFFRFAGKNIAELSDMDIESLYQWFLQVDDQLNTKQKAIARDILKEIRERLSFLLDVGLSYLSLSRSSGTLSGGESQRIRLATQIGSKLVNVLYILDEPSIGLHQRDNMKLITSLKQLRDTGNSVIVVEHDEDMMKEADYIVDMGPRAGAHGGEVVALGSFDKIKKANSLTGKYLRGELKIPVPEKRREGNGKYLTIKGATGNNLKDVSVQLPLGTFICVTGVSGSGKSTLINGTLHPILSKHFYRSLKDPMSYEAIEGIENIDKVIDVDQSPLGRTPRSNPATYTNVFGDIRKLFESTPESKIRGFKAGRFSFNVKGGRCEECKGAGVQTIEMNFLPDVYVTCKACNGKRYNRETLEVRYKGKSISDVLNMTIDQASVFFEHIPAIHQKVKALQDVGLGYITLGQPSTTLSGGESQRVKLATELAKRDTGNTLYILDEPTTGLHFDDVRQLLEVLQKLVERGNTMIVIEHNLDVIKVADYLIDMGPEGGAGGGLVVATGTPEEVAKKKKSYTGQFLKEYLK
- a CDS encoding alpha-ketoacid dehydrogenase subunit beta, whose protein sequence is MEGGTKMSVMTMVQAINNAMDIKLAEDSNVVIYGEDVGYEGGVFRVTEGLQQKYGENRVFDSPLAESAIVGTAVGMAIAGLRPIVELQFDGFTYPAFNQIVSHAARMHNRTRGKFKTPMVIRFPYGGGINALEHHSESPEATYGHIPGLKVVIPSTPHDAKGLLISAIESDDTIIFMEPKRIYRAIKQEVSTEKFSIPIGKAKVVTPGTDITVVAYGAMIREVQKAMVMAKEAGISVELIDLRTIYPIDRETIAQSIQKTGRVLTVAESPTSFGVGAEIMAIANEEAFLYLEAPPRRVNGFDTIIPLAKGEHFYMQTPEKIFYEIERTVRF
- the pdhA gene encoding pyruvate dehydrogenase (acetyl-transferring) E1 component subunit alpha gives rise to the protein MSLKFENYNPAEDKLFQIMDNMGVIINPSEMPDISDALAVKAYKDMLFSRIADAMAVSFQRQGRMYTYPSNYGQEAIAVAAGMAMREEDWMVPAFRELAAWLAKGATLKEIFLYYMGNEEGSAFKNAKHLLPFSVPISSQFPHAVGIGYAINQHKKDEVVFAFVGDGGTSEGDFSEALNFAAVWKVPVVFIVQNNQYAISVPIRKQTKSKNIAVKAMAFGMPGIKVDGNDIFAMYAALKHAADYARTKNGPVLIEGFTYRRGAHTTSDDPTKYRTKEEEQEWDAKDPLKRLKFYLDSKGLWTEDEEKLTEQYKQEVERQFEEAEKTPPHTLDDVFKYTHYEMPDELRRQKVEYEKFLQWKEGRK
- a CDS encoding NAD(P)H-dependent oxidoreductase; translated protein: MRCLVIYAHLNPFSFNHAVKQEVERLLEEMGHEVKVSDLYEMDFKAVLKPEDLNLLYSGSAAADVKVEQEKVTWAERLILVYPIWWTGFPAILKGYIDRVFSYGFAYAIDERGWVQPLKGRKALLITTHGQPESVYHDRMYTSLRDTQDVGVFQFCGIEAQHVFFPGIMGSSDELRQGYLNSLRDALAEL